The sequence below is a genomic window from Variovorax paradoxus B4.
ATCGGTGACCTGATCGCCGTGCTCGAAGGTGCTGCGGGTGCCGCAACCCCTGCGCCCGCGCAAGCTGCCGCAGCCGCAGCCGCACCGGCTGCCGCGACCGCCAGCGCACCGGCACCCGCCGCTTCGCCGGCACCGTCCGCAGCCGCGCCGCACGATCCCACCACGGCGCCCAGCGCCAACCTGCCGCACGCCTCGCCCTCGGTGCGCAAGTTCGCCCGCGAACTCGGCGTGCCGCTCGAGGAGGTCAAGGGCTCCGGCCCCAAGGGCCGCATCACGCAGGAAGACGTCCAGGGTTTCACCAAGGCCGTGATGAGCGGCCAGGCCAGCACCAAGGCCTCGGCGGCCAAGGCACCGACCGGCGGCGGCGCAGACGGCGCCGCACTGGGCCTCATTCCCTGGCCCAAGGTCGACTTCGCGAAGTTCGGCACGGTCGAGCGCAAGGACCTGTCGCGCATCAAGAAGCTCAGCGGCGCCAACCTGCACCGCAACTGGGTGATGATCCCGCACGTCACCAACAACGACGAAGCCGACATCACCGAGCTCGAGGCCTTCCGCGTCTCCACCAACAAGGAAAACGAGAAGTCGGGCATCAAGGTCACGATGCTGGCCTTCGTGATCAAGGCGGTGGTTGCGGCGCTGAAGAAATTCCCCGACTTCAACGCCAGCCTCGACGGCGACCAGCTGGTCTACAAGCAGTACTTCCACATCGGCTTCGCGGCCGACACGCCCAACGGGCTCGTGGTGCCGGTGCTGAAGGATGCCGACAAGAAGGGCATCCTGCAGATCAGCCAGGAAATGGGCGAGCTCGCCAAGAAGGCGCGCGACGGCAAGCTCGGTTCGGCCGACATGCAGGGCGGCTGCTTCTCGATCAGCTCGCTCGGCGGCATCGGCGGCACGCACTTCACACCCATCATCAACGCCCCCGAAGTGGCCATCCTCGGCCTCTCCAAGGGCCAGATGAAGCCGGTGTGGGACGGCAAGCAGTTCGTGCCGCGCCTGACGCTGCCGCTGTCGCTGTCGTACGACCACCGCGTGATCGATGGTGCCCTGGCCGCGCGCTTCAACGCCTATCTTGGGCAAGTGCTCGCGGACTATCGCCGAATCCTGCTATGACCACGGTAGTGGCCGTCCGCAAAGGCGGCCAGGTCACGATGGCCGCTGACTCGCTGGTGACCTTCGGCGACACGCGGCTCTCGCACCGCGCCGAGGCGAACCAGAAGATCTTCACTGTCGAAGACGCGGCGGGGCAGAGCCTGTTTGCCGTGGCCGGCGCCGCTGCGCACTTCCTGGTGCTGCAGCATGCGCTGGCCGCGCAGCCGCGCGAGGCGCTGCTGTTCGGCAGCAAGCACGAGATCTTCCGCACCTTCACGCTGCTGCATCCGGTGCTGAAGGACTCGTTCTTCATGCAGACCAAGGAAGACGAGCACGAGCCCTACGAGTCGAGCCAGTTCACGATGCTGATGGCCAACCAGAGCGGCATCTACGGCATCTACAGCTACCGCGAGGTGTTCGAGTTCAAGCAGTTCTGGTCCATCGGCTCGGGACGCAGCTTTGCGCTCGGCGCCATGCACGCGGCCTATGACATCAAGTCGCGCAGCTCGCGCGACGTGGCGGAGGCGGGGATCGCCGCCGCCTGCGAATTCGATCGCAATTCGGCCCCACCGGTCGACGTTCTCACACTCAAACTGAAAGTGTCCAAATGAGCGAACAACAAATCAAGGTGCCCGACATCGGCGACTTCGACGAAGTCGCGGTGATCGAGGTGCTGGTCAATGTCGGCGACACGGTCAAGGCCGAGCAGTCGCTGATCACGGTCGAATCGGACAAGGCCTCGATGGAGATTCCGTCGTCGGCAGCCGGCGTGGTGAAGTCGCTGGCGGTCAAGGTGGGCGACAAGGTCAAGGAAGGCTCCGTGGTGCTGACGCTGGAGGTGGACGGTGCCGCGGCGCCTGCACCGGCGGCAGCTGCGCCCGCGCCAGCCTCTGCGGCTGCTGCTCCCGCACCCAAGGCAGCGCCGGCACCGGCTCCGGCGGCTGCGCCCGTGGCGTCCACCTATGGCGGCAAGGTCGATGTCGAATGCGACGTGATCGTGCTCGGCGCCGGCCCCGGCGGCTACTCGGCCGCGTTCCGTGCGGCCGACCTGGGCCTCAAGGTGGTGCTGATCGAACGCTACGCCACGCTCGGCGGCGTGTGCCTGAACGTCGGCTGCATTCCTTCGAAGGCGCTGCTGCACGTCGCCTCCGTCATGGACGAGGTCAAGCACTTCGCCGACCTGGGCGTGAGCTTTGCCGCGCCCACGGTCGACCGCGCCAAGCTGCTCGGCCACAAGAACAAGGTGGTGGGCAAGCTCACGGGGGGCCTCACGGCCATGGCCAAGATGCGCAAGGTGACGGTGCTGCGCGGCGTCGGCAACTTCATCGACCCGTACCACCTCGAGGTGGAAGAAACGTCGGGCACCAGTTGGGACACCACGGGCAAGAAGCAGACCGTCAAGTTCCGCAACGCGATCATCGCGGCCGGCTCGCAGGCCGTGAGCCTGCCGTTCATGCCCAAGGACCCGCGCGTGGTCGACTCCACCGGCGCGCTCGAGATGGGCACCGACCCCAAGCGCATGCTGATCCTGGGCGGCGGCATCATCGGCCTCGAAATGGGCACGGTGTATTCGACGCTGGGCGCGCGCCTGGACGTGGTCGAGATGCTCGACGGCCTGATGCAGGGCGCCGACCGCGACCTCGTCAAGGTCTGGCAGAAGATGAACGCGCCGCGCTTCGACAACATCATGCTCAAGACCAAGACGGTCGGCGCCGAGGCCACGAAGGAGGGCATCAAGGTGACCTTCGAGGGCGAGCAGGCACCGAAGGAGCCGCAGGTCTACGACCTCGTGCTGCAGGCCGTGGGCCGCAGCCCGAACGGCAAGAAGATCGGCGCCGAGAAGGCCGGCGTCGCGGTGAGCGACCGCGGCTTCATCCCGGTCGACATCCAGATGCGCACCAACGTGCCGCACATCTTTGCCATCGGCGACATCGTGGGCCAGCCGATGCTGGCGCACAAGGCGGTGCACGAGGCGCATGTGGCGGCCGAGGTGATCGCCGGCGAGCAGAAGGGCGACAAGGAGCTCTCGAGCGCTGCCTTCAACGCCCGCGTGATCCCGAGCGTGGCCTACACCGACCCGGAAGTGGCGTGGGTGGGGCTCACCGAAGACCAGGCCAAGGCCGAAGGCATCAAGATCAAGAAGGGCCATTTTCCGTGGACCGCGTCGGGCCGCGCCATCGCCAACGGCCGCGACGAAGGTTTCACCAAGCTGCTGTTCGACGCCGAGACCCACCGCATCCTGGGCGGCGGCATCGTCGGCACGCATGCCGGCGACATGATCGGCGAGATTGCGCTGGCCATCGAGATGGGCGCCGACGAGATCGACATCGGCAAGACCATCCATCCGCATCCGACGCTGGGCGAGAGCATCGGCATGGCGGCCGAGGTGGCACACGGGACCTGTACCGATCTGCCACCGGCCAAGAAGGCGGCCTGATCGAGGTTCGACCGGCCACAAAAAATCCCGCCGCGGCGGGATTTTTTTTGCCCTGATCCAGGGCGCTGGATTCAGGGGGGGCTCAGTTGCCGGTGTGGGTTGCAGCTGCTGCAGCCGCGGCCTTGATGTCGTCGTTCTGTGCGCCGCCGAGCACGCGGCGCGCGCCGTCGAAGCGGCGGCTCCAGTAGCTGCCGTTCATGTCTTCCACACGCACCTGGGCGCCCGTGCGCGGCGAATGGATGAACTTGCCTTCGCCGACATAGATGCCGACATGGCTGAAGGCGCGGCGCATGGTGTTGAAGAAGACGAGATCGCCCGGCTTGAGCTGGCTGGGATCGATCTTCTCGGTGGCGGCCGCCTGCTCTTCGGCCCGGCGCGGCAGCACATGGCCGAGCGTCTGGTTGTACATCGCGCGAACGAAGCCGCTGCAATCAAAACCGGATTCGACCGAGTTGCCGCCACGGCGGTAAGGGACCCCGAGGAAGCCGATGGCGGTGACCACGAGGTCGGAAGTTCGTTCGGCGACGGTTTGGCGGACCTGCCTGAGTTGTCCGATGATGCCCTTGTCGGCGAGCAACCGGGCCAGTTCGTCGTCGGTTCGATCCTGTTGGGGGGCGGCCTGGACGGCGACGGCAAACAGGAGGGACGCGGGTAGGACGAAAAAACGCATGGCGCGTAGGATATTGATGACGCGCAGTTATGTCAACCTCATCCGAATTGGCGAATGTATCTTCAAGTTATTGATTTGGTTGATTTTTTTTGATTCGAGCGAAGAAAAAATGTAACGGCCGATCTTTATGAACCATAAGCGATTGGCTGGAAGTGAACTTTTGTGCTCCTGGCGAAGGGGCGAACAGCCTGGATTCGCATCCCATTTCGCGTCAAGATCGCTCCAACTACCCGGAAAAGACATGAACCTGCAAATTCAGGAAGCTCTGCGCGTCCTAGGGAAGACGGCCATCGTCGCAGGGCTGGGTGTCTGGGGCGCCGCCATGGCGCAGATACGGCCGGAAACCATTTCGTCGGGTCTGGAGACCCCCTGGGGGGTCGCCTTTCTGCCAGGCGGCCGTTTCGTGGTCACCGAGCGTCCCGGCCGGTTGCGGCTGATCGGTGCGGACGGCAAGGTCGGTGCACCCATCGCAGGCCTGCCCGCCATTGCGGCCGGCGGCCAGGGCGGCTTGCTCGACGTGCTGGCCGATTCGGGCTTCGAAAAGAACCGCACGCTGTATTTCTGTTTCTCGGAACCCGAGGCCGGCGGTTCGGGCAACAGCACGGCACTGGCCAGCACGCAGCTTTCGGCCGACGGCGCACGGCTCGAGAACCTCAGGATCATCTTCAGCCAGCAGCCCAAGGTGGCCAGCCGCAACCATTTCGGCTGCCGCATCGTCGAGTCGCGCGATGGCACGCTGTTTCTCACGCTGGGCGACCGGTTCAGCCGCAAGGACGATGCGCAGAAGCTGGACAACCACCTCGGCAAGGTGGTGCGCATCGCCAAGGACGGCTCGGCGCCCAAGGACAACCCCTTCGCCGGCCGGGCCGGCGCGCTGCCCGAGATCTGGAGCTATGGCCATCGCAACGGACAGGGCGCGACGCTCGCGCCCGATGGCCGCTTCTGGATGACCGAGCACGGCCCGCAGGGCGGCGACGAGATCAACATTGCGCAGGCCGGCCGCAACTACGGCTGGCCGGTGATCACCTACGGCGAGAACTACGGCGGCGGAAAGATCGGCGAGGGCCTCACGGCCAAGGACGGCATGGAACAGCCGCTGCACTATTGGGTGCCGTCGATTGCGCCCTCGGGCATGGCTTTCCTGACCAGCGACCGCTACGGTGCGGCATGGAAGGGCAATCTGTTCGTGGGATCGCTCAAGTTCGGCTACCTCGACCGCATCGAACTGAAGGACGGCAAGGTGGGGGCCGAGCACAAGCTGCTGGCTGACGGCAAAGCCCGTATCCGTGATGTGAAGCAGGGGCCGGACGGCCTGCTCTACGTGCTGACCGACGAATTCGACGGCAAGCTGCTGCGCCTGCGGCCGAACTGAGGCCGTGCTTTCAGCCGGGGCAGCCCGGCAGCGGCAGTGTCGGCAGCATGCGGCGCCAGAGCCGCGTCCACTCGGGCCAGTCGTGGCCGCCTTCGGTCGTGAAGACGCGGCCCGCAGGCAGTGCGGCTGCCAGGAGCCGATGGCTGAAGGCAAAGCGGTCGTCGACGCCATAGCCCAGATAGAGCGGCGGCCGCGCGCCGAATGTGGCCGTGGCGCCGACGTAGCCGCGCAGCCATTGCCACAGCTGTGTCTCGTTCGGCGTTCGCGGGTCGCCGCCCGGTGGATCGCCCAGCGGTCCGCTCCAGCGGGCCAGGCCGCCGGCATTGGCGATGTCGGCGCCGAGCGCGCGCTCTCCGAGGTAGGGCGCAATGGCCACGAGGCCCGCGAGTTCGCCGGGGTGGGTCTGCGCGTAGAGCAGTCCGCCGAAGCCGCCGACCGAAATGCCGACGATCCAGATGGCCTTGTAGCCCTTGCTGCGCGCCGGCGCCATCACGTCCCGGCTCAGGCGGTCGAGGATGGTCTTGTCGTTGTAGTAGCCCAGGTGCGCATCGACCCGCATCACGTCCACCGCGAGCCTGTTGTCGTTCAGCGCCTTGACGAAGCCTTCGCGCTCGAATTCGTCCGGGTGCGAGTACGCGCCGGGCAGCATCACGATCAGCGTGTCGGCGTTCGGCGTGCAGCTGCTTTTCTCGAGCGTGCTGTCCAGCGGCGCCCTGGTCGTGCGCAGGCCGCCGCAGCCGGTGGCCGCGAGCGCCGCGCAAAGGCTCAGGATGGTGAGGGGGCACCGGGCCGAAAAGATCCGCATGCGCCGGAGTCTAGGGGCGCCGCGATGCCGGCAGTTCGACCCTCACCGGCTGGCCGGGTGCGGTGCAGCCCGTGTCGCAGCACTTGCCGGGCTGGCGGTTCCTCGTGATGGCGCGGGCGGGATCGTGCGGCGCGGCCGCGGGCGAGCCATCGGCCGCGATGCCGCGCTCGAGGATGCGCTCGACCAGCTCGACCTTGGAGCCGACCGGATAGTTGCGCCAGATCTCCTGCTTCATGGCCGCCGGCGAGCCGCCGCCGTGCAGGCTGATCACGCTGTACCAGCCGCCCTGGTAGCCGGCCGTCAGGTCTTCGATGAAGCGCGCCGTCTCGATGCGCTGCTCGTACGGGATCGCCGGACTGGCGCGCAGCACGTCCGACAGGCGGGCGGCGGTTTCGGGGTTGTGGTCTTCGTCGGGGCCGGGCAGGGTGACGATCAGGCCGCCGCTCACGTAGTGCGCGATGCGGTGCATGTCGTAGATCTTCGTGGCCAGCAGCAGCTTGCCGATGTTGCTGAACACCGGGTCGGGCATGAAGACCTCGCAGTGTTCGTCGGCCTTGCCGTAGACGCTGGCCGCCACGCCGCAGGCAAAGAAGCTCTCGGTGATGGTGATGAGCTCGACCATCTGTTCGCGCAGGTGGCTTTCCTTGCCCGGGTCGAAGCCGTTGGCCTCGCACATCAGCGCGCCGGCACCGATCAGCAGGTCGCCGAAGCCCGCACGGGCGCCGATGCAACTGTGGCGGTGATGGGTGGCGTAGCTGTAGGTCAGGTGGCCGGAGTGTTCCCACTCGCCTGCGCAGAACACGCGCTCCCAGGGCACGAAGACCTTGTCGAACATGCACACGCCGGTGCTCTGGCCGTACTTGCGGCTGAAGAGGGCGTCGCCGTGCTCGAGCTTCTCGCCAGGGCGGCCGGCCGGCCGCGCGACGATCGCGAGCCCGGGCGCATCGAGCGGCACCGCGCAGCACACGGCGAAGTCGGCGTCCTCCCTGCCCATGTTGCGGCAGGGCATGACCAGCAGCTCGTGCACG
It includes:
- the aceF gene encoding dihydrolipoyllysine-residue acetyltransferase: MAAVEVKVPDIGDFDEVAVIEVLVKVGDTVKAEQSLITVESDKASMEIPSSTAGVVKEIKVAVGGKVKEGSVVLVLEAEEAGAAAAPAAAPAAAPAAAAPAPAAAAPAPAAAPAVSGSIDVKVPDIGDFKDVAVIELLVKPGDTIAADQSLITVESDKASMEIPSSAAGVLKELKVKVGDTVNIGDLIAVLEGAAGAATPAPAQAAAAAAAPAAATASAPAPAASPAPSAAAPHDPTTAPSANLPHASPSVRKFARELGVPLEEVKGSGPKGRITQEDVQGFTKAVMSGQASTKASAAKAPTGGGADGAALGLIPWPKVDFAKFGTVERKDLSRIKKLSGANLHRNWVMIPHVTNNDEADITELEAFRVSTNKENEKSGIKVTMLAFVIKAVVAALKKFPDFNASLDGDQLVYKQYFHIGFAADTPNGLVVPVLKDADKKGILQISQEMGELAKKARDGKLGSADMQGGCFSISSLGGIGGTHFTPIINAPEVAILGLSKGQMKPVWDGKQFVPRLTLPLSLSYDHRVIDGALAARFNAYLGQVLADYRRILL
- a CDS encoding protease, with protein sequence MTTVVAVRKGGQVTMAADSLVTFGDTRLSHRAEANQKIFTVEDAAGQSLFAVAGAAAHFLVLQHALAAQPREALLFGSKHEIFRTFTLLHPVLKDSFFMQTKEDEHEPYESSQFTMLMANQSGIYGIYSYREVFEFKQFWSIGSGRSFALGAMHAAYDIKSRSSRDVAEAGIAAACEFDRNSAPPVDVLTLKLKVSK
- the lpdA gene encoding dihydrolipoyl dehydrogenase, with the protein product MSEQQIKVPDIGDFDEVAVIEVLVNVGDTVKAEQSLITVESDKASMEIPSSAAGVVKSLAVKVGDKVKEGSVVLTLEVDGAAAPAPAAAAPAPASAAAAPAPKAAPAPAPAAAPVASTYGGKVDVECDVIVLGAGPGGYSAAFRAADLGLKVVLIERYATLGGVCLNVGCIPSKALLHVASVMDEVKHFADLGVSFAAPTVDRAKLLGHKNKVVGKLTGGLTAMAKMRKVTVLRGVGNFIDPYHLEVEETSGTSWDTTGKKQTVKFRNAIIAAGSQAVSLPFMPKDPRVVDSTGALEMGTDPKRMLILGGGIIGLEMGTVYSTLGARLDVVEMLDGLMQGADRDLVKVWQKMNAPRFDNIMLKTKTVGAEATKEGIKVTFEGEQAPKEPQVYDLVLQAVGRSPNGKKIGAEKAGVAVSDRGFIPVDIQMRTNVPHIFAIGDIVGQPMLAHKAVHEAHVAAEVIAGEQKGDKELSSAAFNARVIPSVAYTDPEVAWVGLTEDQAKAEGIKIKKGHFPWTASGRAIANGRDEGFTKLLFDAETHRILGGGIVGTHAGDMIGEIALAIEMGADEIDIGKTIHPHPTLGESIGMAAEVAHGTCTDLPPAKKAA
- a CDS encoding C40 family peptidase, which gives rise to MRFFVLPASLLFAVAVQAAPQQDRTDDELARLLADKGIIGQLRQVRQTVAERTSDLVVTAIGFLGVPYRRGGNSVESGFDCSGFVRAMYNQTLGHVLPRRAEEQAAATEKIDPSQLKPGDLVFFNTMRRAFSHVGIYVGEGKFIHSPRTGAQVRVEDMNGSYWSRRFDGARRVLGGAQNDDIKAAAAAAATHTGN
- a CDS encoding PQQ-dependent sugar dehydrogenase is translated as MNLQIQEALRVLGKTAIVAGLGVWGAAMAQIRPETISSGLETPWGVAFLPGGRFVVTERPGRLRLIGADGKVGAPIAGLPAIAAGGQGGLLDVLADSGFEKNRTLYFCFSEPEAGGSGNSTALASTQLSADGARLENLRIIFSQQPKVASRNHFGCRIVESRDGTLFLTLGDRFSRKDDAQKLDNHLGKVVRIAKDGSAPKDNPFAGRAGALPEIWSYGHRNGQGATLAPDGRFWMTEHGPQGGDEINIAQAGRNYGWPVITYGENYGGGKIGEGLTAKDGMEQPLHYWVPSIAPSGMAFLTSDRYGAAWKGNLFVGSLKFGYLDRIELKDGKVGAEHKLLADGKARIRDVKQGPDGLLYVLTDEFDGKLLRLRPN
- a CDS encoding alpha/beta fold hydrolase, which translates into the protein MRIFSARCPLTILSLCAALAATGCGGLRTTRAPLDSTLEKSSCTPNADTLIVMLPGAYSHPDEFEREGFVKALNDNRLAVDVMRVDAHLGYYNDKTILDRLSRDVMAPARSKGYKAIWIVGISVGGFGGLLYAQTHPGELAGLVAIAPYLGERALGADIANAGGLARWSGPLGDPPGGDPRTPNETQLWQWLRGYVGATATFGARPPLYLGYGVDDRFAFSHRLLAAALPAGRVFTTEGGHDWPEWTRLWRRMLPTLPLPGCPG
- a CDS encoding 4-hydroxyphenylacetate 3-hydroxylase family protein — its product is MNAPPPSASLMSGADYRESLRRCRPTVFVDGRRVESVADEAAFQPGINAIALTYDYALKKEYEPLMTAVQHTSGKRVNRLSHLNTRSGDLLNKLEAVRLVCQETGCAQRYLTHDALNAIAQVSARIDDARGSTEHTARFLDYLHRIQDQDLTLGVAMTDAKGDRSRRPHEQANVDSYLHVVERNARGIVISGTKAIVTGAPYVHELLVMPCRNMGREDADFAVCCAVPLDAPGLAIVARPAGRPGEKLEHGDALFSRKYGQSTGVCMFDKVFVPWERVFCAGEWEHSGHLTYSYATHHRHSCIGARAGFGDLLIGAGALMCEANGFDPGKESHLREQMVELITITESFFACGVAASVYGKADEHCEVFMPDPVFSNIGKLLLATKIYDMHRIAHYVSGGLIVTLPGPDEDHNPETAARLSDVLRASPAIPYEQRIETARFIEDLTAGYQGGWYSVISLHGGGSPAAMKQEIWRNYPVGSKVELVERILERGIAADGSPAAAPHDPARAITRNRQPGKCCDTGCTAPGQPVRVELPASRRP